One window of the Oncorhynchus clarkii lewisi isolate Uvic-CL-2024 chromosome 19, UVic_Ocla_1.0, whole genome shotgun sequence genome contains the following:
- the LOC139374468 gene encoding B2 bradykinin receptor-like: protein MTGSNSTNTSHCPYAEEWDWLHTMQLAYILATSVLGILDNVFVLLLFCLHKKACTVAEIYLSNLAAADLLLVSCLPLWAVNVANGFDWPFGPLLCRLVNVGINMNAYSSIYFLALVSVDRYVALVHTMSPWSMRSPSYAKLACLLVWGYGLLLGTPTMEFRSVQFFPQLGVEACYMAYPHDGWRLRYNLTVNIVGFLVPIPIVSFCSYHIISVLRDNQASRMRSTTAAGTERKAAHLVLIVLAIFILCWLPYQVVIFLDTLYHYEVISGCGWVDVLEISTQLATYLGYSNSSLNPFLYVIVGKHFKQRARGVCRQMMCCGKGRKSYHIVNLNSTIKYTDSTKLLDGRKFGPSDVLGRSHYPL from the exons ATGACTGGAAGCAACAGTACCAACACCAGCCACTGCCCTTACGCTGAGGAGTGGGACTGGCTTCACACCATGCAACTGGCCTACATCCTGGCCACCAGCGTACTGGGGATTCTGGATAACGTGTTTGTCTTGTTGTTATTCTGCCTGCATAAGAAGGCCTGTACCGTAGCAGAGATCTACCTGAGCAACCTGGCTGCCGCTGATCTGCTCCTGGTCTCCTGCCTCCCCCTCTGGGCTGTCAATGTGGCCAATGGCTTCGACTGGCCCTTCGGCCCCCTGCTGTGTCGCCTGGTCAACGTGGGAATCAACATGAATGCCTACAGCAGTATCTACTTCTTGGCTCTGGTCAGCGTGGACCGCTATGTGGCATTGGTGCATACGATGAGTCCCTGGAGTATGAGGAGTCCCTCCTATGCCAAGCTGGCCTGTTTGTTAGTGTGGGGCTATGGCCTGCTGCTGGGCACCCCTACCATGGAG TTCCGATCCGTCCAGTTCTTCCCCCAACTGGGGGTGGAGGCGTGCTACATGGCATACCCCCACGACGGCTGGAGGCTGCGCTACAACCTGACCGTCAACATAGTGGGCTTTCTGGTTCCTATACCCATTGTGTCCTTCTGCAGCTACCACATTATCAGTGTCCTACGGGACAACCAGGCGAGCAGGATGAGGAGCACGACGGCGGCAGGCACGGAGAGGAAGGCTGCCCACCTGGTGCTTATCGTCCTGGCCATCTTCATCCTCTGCTGGCTGCCCTACCAGGTCGTCATCTTCCTGGATACCCTGTATCACTATGAGGTCATCTCTGGCTGCGGCTGGGTGGATGTATTAGAAATCAGCACTCAATTGGCTACCTACCTGGGCTACAGCAACAGCTCACTGAACCCTTTTCTGTACGTGATTGTGGGGAAGCACTTTAAGCAGAGGGCAAGAGGGGTATGTAGACAGATGATGTGCTGTGGAAAGGGAAGGAAGTCCTATCATATTGTCAATCTCAACTCCACCATTAAGTACACAGACTCCACTAAG ctcctggatggcaggaagtttggccccagtgatgtactgggccgttcgcactaccctctgtag